The following are from one region of the Sorghum bicolor cultivar BTx623 chromosome 2, Sorghum_bicolor_NCBIv3, whole genome shotgun sequence genome:
- the LOC8060712 gene encoding uncharacterized protein LOC8060712 translates to MRVHPAPRKRTIAVQRCATAAAAAGAVGGKKLRRLPHIFAKVLELPFAADADVSVEEDAAALRFVAAAVVDVDGFSFSPAGGPRAHAVEIHPGVTKVVVRGLSSGAHDDDDDGAAAAFELDRWRFRLPPCTRPAMATATYAQGELVVTVPKGAGPDDGDGDAAAAALGGTDRVLVLV, encoded by the coding sequence ATGAGGGTCCACCCGGCCCCGCGGAAGCGCACCATCGCGGTGCAGCGCTgcgccacggcggcggcggcggcgggcgcggtCGGCGGGAAGAAGCTGCGCCGGCTGCCGCACATCTTCGCCAAGGTGCTGGAGCTCCCGTTCGCGGCCGACGCGGACGTGTCCGTGGAGGAGGACGCCGCCGCGCTGCggttcgtcgccgccgccgtcgtcgacgTCGACGGGTTCTCCTTCTCCCCCGCGGGTGGCCCCCGCGCGCACGCCGTCGAGATCCACCCGGGGGTCACCAAGGTCGTCGTCCGGGGCCTGTCCTCCGGCGCccacgatgacgacgacgatgggGCAGCCGCCGCCTTCGAGCTCGACCGCTGGCGGTTCCGCCTCCCGCCCTGCACGCGccccgccatggccaccgccaCCTACGCCCAGGGCGAGCTCGTCGTCACCGTCCCCAAGGGCGCCGGccccgacgacggcgacggcgatgcGGCCGCTGCTGCCCTCGGTGGCACGGACCGCGTCCTCGTGCTTGTATAG
- the LOC8060713 gene encoding FRIGIDA-like protein 4a, with product MASPAAAAAKGSKGGEDGGGPVTGDMVSAGFAELERQQQLLATCTRLYQQLADHFGSLERGLAARSEQLRVRRRAFDARTHRALDSLHRREASVDTSVSRALDHLHSISKEAAAAPAPTPSDSAASEEGLAESLRALCLRMDSSAFLGYVVTHRKEADALRSEMPAALKLCVDPAKFVMDAVADVFPVDRREVPRNPADLAWACVLILEAAVPALADPDPDIGAARPLVPRAARERARGMAREWKEAVEKKGGVEGAKPPDAHAFLQHVATFAVAEREDRPLYRRIVVSFSWRRQMPRLALTLGLEEEMADIIEELIAKRQQLDAVNFAYEAGLQEKFPPVPLLKSYLEDSKKTSTAASDNSSTSSGQSGSNANKKEQSALRAVIKCVEDHNLEAEFSLEDLRKQLEELEKAKTEKKKAASSATSGSSSGPATKRIRASNGGPMPPAKAGRLTNNACVSSFPAPTTFTQSPSHASYATTSPSHTSYATTSPSHTAYATTSPSHTAYAMTSPSHTAYATASPSHPTYATASPSHPSYTTASPYPYDRPVGHGLYCNRSPPVIREPYVYPAEEVASVNVGIPMPYSTPPMSYPAPYGGYGNGMAAYTNGMAPAFHQAYYR from the exons ATGGCCTcgccggcggccgcggccgcgaagGGGAGTAAGGGCGGGGAGGACGGCGGCGGGCCGGTCACGGGGGACATGGTCAGCGCGGGCTTCGCGGAGCtggagcggcagcagcagctgctcgCCACCTGCACGCGCCTCTACCAGCAGCTGGCCGACCACTTCGGCTCGCTCGAGCGCGGGCTCGCGGCCCGCTCCGAGCAGCTCCGCGTCCGCCGCAGGGCCTTCGACGCCCGCACCCACCGCGCGCTCGACTCGCTCCACCGCCGCGAGGCCTCCGTCGACACCTCCGTCTCACGCGCGCTCGACCACCTCCACTCCATCTccaaggaggcggcggcggccccgGCCCCGACACCGTCCGACTCCGCTGCCTCGGAGGAAGGCCTCGCCGAGAGCCTGCGCGCGCTGTGCTTGCGGATGGACTCGTCCGCGTTCCTGGGCTACGTCGTGACCCACCGCAAGGAGGCGGACGCGCTGCGGTCCGAGATGCCCGCGGCGCTCAAGCTCTGCGTGgatccggccaagttcgtcaTGGACGCGGTCGCCGACGTCTTCCCCGTCGACCGCCGCGAGGTGCCGCGGAACCCGGCCGACCTGGCGTGGGCGTGCGTGCTCATCCTCGAGGCCGCCGTGCCGGCGCTGGCGGACCCGGACCCGGACATCGGCGCCGCGCGCCCGCTCGTCCCGCGCGCGGCGCGCGAGCGCGCGAGGGGCATGGCAAGGGAGTGGAAGGAGGCTGTCGAGAAGAAGGGAGGCGTGGAGGGGGCTAAGCCGCCCGACGCGCACGCGTTCCTGCAGCACGTCGCCACGTTTGCCGTCGCGGAGAGGGAGGACAGGCCGCTGTACCGTAGGATTGTCGTCAGCTTCTCTTGGCGCCGGCAGATGCCACGGCTCGCGCTTACACTCGGCCTCGAGGAAGAAATGGCTG ATATCATTGAGGAACTAATTGCTAAGAGGCAGCAGCTTGATGCTGTGAATTTCGCTTACGAGGCTGGGCTTCAGGAGAAGTTCCCTCCAGTTCCTCTTTTGAAGTCCTACCTGGAAGACTCTAAGAAGACATCAACCGCTGCTTCAGATAATTCAAGCACTAGCAGTGGCCAATCAGGG AGCAATGCGAACAAGAAAGAGCAGTCTGCACTGCGAGCTGTCATTAAGTGTGTTGAGGACCATAACCTAGAAGCTGAGTTTTCACTGGAGGATCTTCGGAAGCAACTTGAAGAGCTGGAGAAAGCCAAGACTGAGAAGAAAAAGGCAGCATCAAGCGCTACcagtggcagcagcagcggccCTGCAACCAAGCGCATCCGTGCAAGCAATGGAGGCCCAATGCCTCCTGCCAAGGCAGGTCGTCTCACTAACAATGCTTGTGTGTCTTCTTTCCCAGCTCCCACCACATTTACCCAGTCTCCCTCCCATGCCTCATATGCCACGACCTCCCCTTCCCATACCTCATATGCCACGACCTCCCCTTCCCACACCGCATATGCCACGACCTCCCCTTCCCACACCGCATACGCCATGACCTCCCCTTCCCACACCGCATATGCCACAGCCTCCCCTTCCCACCCAACATACGCCACAGCCTCCCCGTCCCACCCATCATACACCACAGCCTCCCCTTACCCCTATGACAGGCCGGTTGGACATGGCCTCTACTGCAACCGGAGCCCACCGGTGATCAGGGAGCCATATGTTTACCCAGCTGAGGAGGTAGCCAGTGTCAACGTCGGCATTCCCATGCCATACTCCACCCCACCCATGAGCTACCCTGCCCCCTATGGCGGTTATGGCAATGGGATGGCAGCTTACACCAATGGAATGGCTCCTGCCTTCCACCAGGCTTACTACCGGTAG